A stretch of the Panicum virgatum strain AP13 chromosome 9N, P.virgatum_v5, whole genome shotgun sequence genome encodes the following:
- the LOC120692850 gene encoding BOI-related E3 ubiquitin-protein ligase 1-like produces the protein MAVEAHHLLHAGGGRAGGQRQLLLPPHAGWVWAGDAACCEAPASAARLGLRRPAAKQQQQQQHYRFQQPCVATPPPPGRHAPGPQLCAADASESGVTFGGGGGGAQQEALALAHSKRKRADEGQAAPALGLAAAGVAAHFQQQLADVNRLVLQHTSRMWAELREQRRRHAGQVAAAVEAAATKRLRAKDEEIERIGRLNWALEERVRSLYVEAQVWRDLAQSNEAAANALRGELQQALDAQQARCGVLADGGAGDAESCCCGENAVAVAGGAGAGNEGEDEAAGTPRRNMCTVCGEGAAEVLLLPCRHLCACAPCAGAALACPACGCAKNGSVCVNFS, from the exons ATGGCCGTCGAGGCGCACCACCTGCTCCACGCGGGGGGAGGGCGCGCGGGAGGGCAGaggcagctgctgctgccgccccaCGCGGGGTGGGTCTGGGCGGGCGACGCCGCGTGCTGCgaggcgccggcgagcgcggcacGGCTGGGGCTGCGGAGACCCGCggccaagcagcagcagcagcagcagcactacAGGTTCCAGCAGCCGTGCGTGGCCACCCCGCCCCCGCCGGGGCGGCACGCGCCCGGGCCGCAGCTGTGCGCGGCCGACGCGTCGGAGAGCGGCGTCACGTTCGGCGGAGGTGGGGGCGGCGCGCAGCAggaggcgctggcgctggcgcaCAGTAAGCGGAAGCGCGCCGACGAGGggcaggcggcgccggcgctcgggctcgccgcggccggcgtggcggcgcaCTTCCAGCAGCAGCTGGCCGACGTCAACCGCCTCGTGCTCCAACAC ACCTCGAGGATGTGGGCGGAGCTGCgggagcagcgccggcggcacgCCGGGCAGGTGGCGGCCGCCGTGGAGGCCGCGGCGACGAAGCGGCTGCGCGCCAAGGACGAGGAGATCGAGCGGATCGGCCGCCTCAACTGGGCGCTGGAGGAGCGGGTCAGGAGCCTCTACGTGGAGGCGCAGGTGTGGCGCGACCTGGCGCAGTCCAACGAGGCCGCCGCCAACGCGCTCCGCGGCGAGCTGCAGCAGGCGCTCGACGCCCAGCAGGCGCGCTGCGGCGTcctcgccgacggcggcgccggcgacgccgagTCATGCTGCTGCGGGGAGAACGCCGTCGCGGTCGCCGGTGGCGCCGGGGCCGGCAACGAGGGGGAGGACGAGGCGGCAGGGACGCCGAGGAGGAATATGTGCACGGTgtgcggcgagggcgcggccgaggtgctgctgctgccgtgccGGCACCTGTGCGCGTGCGCGccgtgcgcgggcgcggcgctgGCGTGCCCGGCGTGCGGGTGCGCCAAGAACGGCAGCGTCTGCGTCAACTTTTCGTGA